TTCTCGTACTTGACCTTGAGGCGCGGCTTTTCCTTGCCTTCAGCGACACGGAAGACGATCTGATTCACTTCTTCCGGGGAAAGCGGGGTTGGCTGCTGGCCTGTGCCGACGAACCCGGTAACGCGCGGGGTGGACTTCACCACGTGCCACACGTGGTCATCCATGTCCATCTGCACGAGCACGTAGCCGGGATAGAACATGCGCTCGGTGGTGTACTTCTTGCCGCCGCGAACTTCGGTAACCGGTTCGGTCGGGATGAGCACCTTGCCGATTCTGCCTTGAAGCCCGAACGCAGCGATGCGCGATTCAAGGGATTCGCGAACCTTGCGCTCAAATCCCGAATAGGTGTGGATGATGTACCACTTCATATTCGGGTTCTCGGGCTCGGCTTGCACTCCCGGCGCGGCTTCCGCTGGAACCGTATTCACGCCATTCGCCTGTTCGGCTTCGTGTTTGTTTTGATCTTCCTGCATCAATTTCTTTCAGTTGTTTCTAGTGGCCCGTCAGGCGCCGCAACATCACGTCGAGGGTGTGGCCGATCACGGTGTCCACCAGCCAGAAATATGCGCCGAAGATGAAGACGGTGATGATGACCACAATCGTCGTCGCCTGCACTTCCTTGCGGCTAGGGGTGGTCACCTTGCGCATTTCGGTGCGCACGTCGTTATAGAACGTCTTCACCCGCTGCGGCCACGACTTAACTTGTCCAGTAAATCCGCTGTCTTCGGCTGCCATTGTCGCTGTCTTCGCCATTGCGGCAATACTTCCCTTCTTGACCTGTACTACCTGTCCGAAAAACCTGGCAGGGGCGGAGGGATTCGAACCCCCAAGTCCGGTTTTGGAGACCGGCAGTTTAACCGTTGAGCTTACGCCCCTGTTGATCCTTAGATCCTTCGCAAAAAACGCTCAGGATGACGCCAGCGAGGCCCAAACACCTCGCTAAACGTCTTACTTAATCTCTTTGTGCGACGTGTGCTTGCGGCACTTACGGCAGAACTTCGACATCTCCAGACGCTCGGTCGTAGTCTTCTTGTTCTTCGTCGTCGAGTAATTCTTGTTTTTGCAGTCCGTGCACTGCATGGTGATGATTTCACGAGGCATTACGAAACTCCCAAAACTCTCCGGGGCGAAAGCCCCTAAACTGTACAGTTTGGAAGGCGGGGCTGAAGCCCCGCTCTCCACTACTTAATGATGTCGCTGATGGTGCCTGCGCCCACCGTGCGTCCGCCTTCGCGGATCGCAAAGCGCAAGCCCTTCTCCATCGCCACCGGCGTGATCAACTCGATCACCAGGTCCACGTTGTCGCCCGGCATCACCATCTCCGTGCCCGCCGGCAACTCCGCCACGCCCGTCACATCCGTCGTCCGGAAGTAGAACTGCGGACGGTAGCCCTTGAAGAACGGCGTATGACGTCCACCTTCTTCTTTCGACAACACGTACACCTTCCCGCTGAACTTCGTGTGCGGCGTGATCGAGGCCGTCTTCGCCAGCACCATCCCGCGCTCCACGTCTTCCTTCGGTATACCGCGCAGCAGCAAGCCGGCGTTGTCGCCCGCCATGCCTTCGTCCAGCTGCTTCTTGAACATTTCCACGCCCGTGACAACGGTCTTTCTGGTCTCGCGGAAGCCCACGATCTCGACTTCCTCGCCCACCTTCACCTTGCCACGCTCGATACGGCCGGTAACCACCGTGCCACGGCCCGAGATCGAGAAGATGTCTTCGATCGGCATCAGGAACGGCTTGTCCACGT
This Terriglobales bacterium DNA region includes the following protein-coding sequences:
- the nusG gene encoding transcription termination/antitermination protein NusG, giving the protein MQEDQNKHEAEQANGVNTVPAEAAPGVQAEPENPNMKWYIIHTYSGFERKVRESLESRIAAFGLQGRIGKVLIPTEPVTEVRGGKKYTTERMFYPGYVLVQMDMDDHVWHVVKSTPRVTGFVGTGQQPTPLSPEEVNQIVFRVAEGKEKPRLKVKYEKNESVRITEGPFASFTGIVDEVNEDRETLKIMVTIFGRSTPVELGFGQVEKVIT
- the secE gene encoding preprotein translocase subunit SecE, giving the protein MAKTATMAAEDSGFTGQVKSWPQRVKTFYNDVRTEMRKVTTPSRKEVQATTIVVIITVFIFGAYFWLVDTVIGHTLDVMLRRLTGH
- the rpmG gene encoding 50S ribosomal protein L33, encoding MPREIITMQCTDCKNKNYSTTKNKKTTTERLEMSKFCRKCRKHTSHKEIK
- the tuf gene encoding elongation factor Tu; its protein translation is MDGAILVVAATDGPMPQTREHVLLARQVGVPYIVVALNKCDAVDDPELLDLVELEVRELLKSYQFPGDDLPVVRLSALGALNGEEKWEKQIDELMEAVDKNVPLPARDVDKPFLMPIEDIFSISGRGTVVTGRIERGKVKVGEEVEIVGFRETRKTVVTGVEMFKKQLDEGMAGDNAGLLLRGIPKEDVERGMVLAKTASITPHTKFSGKVYVLSKEEGGRHTPFFKGYRPQFYFRTTDVTGVAELPAGTEMVMPGDNVDLVIELITPVAMEKGLRFAIREGGRTVGAGTISDIIK